A part of Hippea maritima DSM 10411 genomic DNA contains:
- a CDS encoding DHH family phosphoesterase, whose amino-acid sequence MEIKKKIGQILKSRSSFLIVSHKNPDGDAIGSSLALYRALKEMGKEVYVENPTKPAYTYDFLKDYEIIEPVSNSKDVEVVISVDTAEISRCGLSDGYVKDKLFINIDHHKTNPGFGDINLIEPEASAVGCLVWDILTISNIPISKATAEYLYLSILTDTGSFRYSSTKPKTFRIAADLLERGVEPWFVASNIYESEKLETFKLLSLVLGTLELFYDGRLAIAYVTQEMFRKTNTTADNTEGFVNYARSIRGVEVGILLREDEPDKFKISIRSKGNIDVSDVAVHFNGGGHKNAAGGSIEAKLEDAKKKVIEAFSFLENEK is encoded by the coding sequence GTGGAAATAAAAAAGAAGATAGGTCAGATACTGAAGAGTAGAAGTTCGTTTTTAATTGTATCCCACAAGAATCCAGATGGCGACGCTATTGGCTCTTCTTTGGCTTTATATAGAGCGCTTAAAGAGATGGGCAAAGAGGTTTATGTAGAAAATCCAACCAAACCCGCTTACACCTATGATTTCTTAAAGGACTATGAAATTATTGAGCCTGTAAGCAACTCGAAAGATGTTGAGGTTGTTATAAGTGTAGATACGGCTGAGATATCCCGTTGTGGCTTGAGTGATGGTTATGTTAAGGATAAACTATTTATAAACATAGATCACCACAAGACCAATCCTGGTTTTGGTGATATAAACTTAATTGAGCCTGAGGCTTCTGCAGTTGGTTGTCTTGTTTGGGATATATTAACGATTTCTAATATTCCTATATCAAAAGCTACAGCCGAATATCTTTATCTAAGTATATTAACTGATACAGGGTCTTTTAGATACTCATCAACAAAACCCAAGACATTTAGAATAGCTGCCGACTTGTTAGAAAGGGGAGTGGAGCCCTGGTTTGTTGCATCCAATATTTATGAGTCGGAAAAGTTGGAAACGTTTAAGCTTTTGAGCCTTGTTCTTGGGACTCTTGAGCTCTTTTATGATGGAAGACTTGCAATAGCTTATGTAACGCAGGAGATGTTTAGAAAAACCAATACTACGGCTGATAATACGGAAGGGTTTGTAAACTATGCCCGCAGCATCAGGGGTGTAGAAGTTGGTATTTTATTAAGAGAGGACGAGCCTGATAAGTTTAAAATAAGCATACGCTCTAAGGGTAATATAGATGTTAGTGATGTTGCGGTGCATTTTAACGGTGGTGGTCATAAGAATGCAGCGGGTGGCTCAATAGAGGCAAAACTTGAGGATGCAAAGAAAAAAGTTATAGAGGC